One Brassica napus cultivar Da-Ae chromosome C4, Da-Ae, whole genome shotgun sequence genomic region harbors:
- the LOC111210856 gene encoding phospholipase A1-Ialpha2, chloroplastic-like: protein MAVRSLVQNPNLKHVSILRSDKNLQQTFPDLPYLVSLRYSNCHTSKRLVVSSSSVLSTHIPTSRVASGPVSRAQAPSSGAEATVPLSRVWREIQGCNNWQDLIEPLNPLLQQEITRYGNLVSTCYKAFDLNPNSKRYLNCKYGRKTLLRETGIDQPEDYQVTKYIYATPDININIRPIQNVANKGARWVGYVAVSSDDSVKRLGRRDVVVTFRGTVTNPEWLANFMSSLTPARFHPHNMRPDVKVESGFLSLYTSDESESKFGLVSCRQQLLSEISRLMNKYKGEDMSITLAGHSMGSSLAHLLAYDIAELGLNKKIGERDVPVTVFSFAGPRVGNLEFKKRCEELGVKVLRITNVNDPITKLPGFLFNENFRVLGGFYELPWSCSCYAHVGVQLTLDFFDVQNMSCVHDLETYIDLINCRRLNSRSAETDGEKSSENVAWEYLKQKGEKLMFFKGQRIMHWSNVVNLLSSLSYHMLYCNIF, encoded by the coding sequence ATGGCGGTTAGATCTCTTGtccaaaaccctaatttgaaaCATGTTTCAATTCTAAGATCAGACAAAAATCTACAACAAACATTTCCTGATCTTCCTTATCTTGTCTCTCTCCGCTATTCCAACTGTCACACTTCCAAAAGACTtgtagtttcttcttcttcagtatTATCAACACACATTCCAACTTCTCGGGTTGCTTCTGGTCCTGTATCTCGTGCTCAGGCACCGTCCTCCGGTGCAGAAGCGACGGTGCCTTTGTCTCGGGTCTGGAGAGAGATACAAGGATGTAACAACTGGCAAGATCTTATCGAACCTTTAAATCCTCTTCTCCAACAAGAGATCACTCGCTACGGAAACTTAGTTTCCACTTGTTACAAAGCCTTCGATCTAAACCCGAATTCTAAACGTTACTTGAACTGCAAGTATGGCAGAAAAACCTTACTTAGAGAAACCGGAATCGACCAACCTGAAGATTACCAAGTCACTAAATACATCTACGCAACGCCGGACATAAACATCAACATCCGTCCAATTCAAAACGTGGCCAATAAGGGCGCACGTTGGGTAGGTTACGTTGCAGTTTCATCTGATGACTCGGTAAAACGTTTAGGGAGGAGAGACGTCGTGGTTACATTTCGTGGAACGGTAACTAACCCTGAATGGTTGGCTAACTTCATGAGCTCTTTGACTCCGGCTAGGTTCCATCCTCATAACATGCGGCCTGATGTGAAGGTCGAATCAGGGTTCTTGAGTTTATACACATCCGATGAGAGTGAGAGCAAGTTCGGACTAGTGAGCTGTAGACAACAGCTTCTGTCCGAAATATCAAGATTGATGAATAAGTACAAAGGAGAAGATATGAGTATCACACTCGCTGGACATAGCATGGGAAGCTCATTAGCTCATCTTCTTGCTTACGACATTGCGGAACTCGGTTTAAACAAGAAGATAGGCGAGAGAGATGTTCCCGTGACTGTATTCTCTTTTGCCGGTCCTAGGGTTGGTAACTTGGAGTTCAAGAAACGTTGCGAGGAGCTAGGAGTGAAGGTTTTGAGGATCACTAACGTTAATGATCCGATCACTAAACTTCCTGGCTTTTTATTTAATGagaattttagggttttaggtggTTTTTATGAGCTTCCATGGAGTTGTTCATGTTATGCTCATGTTGGGGTCCAACTAACACTAGATTTTTTTGATGTTCAAAACATGTCTTGCGTTCATGATCTCGAGACTTATATCGATCTTATTAATTGTCGGAGATTAAACTCGAGATCAGCCGAGACCGATGGGGAAAAGAGCAGTGAAAATGTTGCCTGGGAGTATTTGAAGCAAAAGGGCGAGAAGCTGATGTTCTTCAAGGGACAACGAATTATGCATTGGAGCAACGTCGTAAATCtactttcttctctctcttatCATATGTTGTATTGTAATATATTCTAG
- the LOC106432702 gene encoding disease resistance protein RPS6-like — translation MASSSSSSSPVIINCAHDVFLSFRGHDVRRKFRSHFLKELDRKVITFKDDEMERGRSIGPELIKAIQGSRISIVAFSENFANSSWCLDELAEIMRCREERGQIVIPIFYDVDPSHVRYQTHAFGEIFEKTCKGRKEEDKHMWRQALTHAANIAGEDSRNWPDEAKLVEKVVNDVSSKLNSTTSNDFEDMVGIKSHMKNMNSLLNLESEEVIMVGVWGLCGVGKTTIGRALFSQLSCQFQGSIFIDKTKKNLTRAKSDDYNTQLYLQTQFLAEVQDQKDIKIQGLRAVEERLGHKRVLVVFDDMDDHVLLNALVGKTTWFGPRSRIVVISEDREFLKARGIGSDRIYEVALPSEELAFQMFCRCAFHQDSPPDGFIELATEAVKLVGNLPLCLNFLGSSLEGVKKEEWADRVPQIRIFMSKQIDKILRDGYDRLKEEDKAIFRHIACLFNHKPRDYVIRLLEDSKLDVDVGLVTLAERCLIKISGDNIIRMHEFLQEMGREIVRQPCIHEPGKREFLMECQEICDVLAKGTGTKSVLGIFLNLSEMKDTLCFGEEVFEGMTNLRFLRIYGISQEDKEIGLEFRHLNLSTLKWWDGSRKPLKEGKYYMGRQLRLLEWWGYPMWRLPSYICAENLVELIMPDSRLTMLWTGVQLLNNLKKIDLRRSKKLNELPNLSTATNLEELYLEDCWSLWKITSSIRYLKKLRKLDMKRCKELLLLPTDIDLESLHSLNLSGCSKLESFPHISRNISNLVLDETKIEEVPERIEDISGLNYILMTGFSNLKYFSSNISKLKHFEMMLFTVVTTTYDSGIMDNRTNDVFLSFHREDVRKAFVSYLHKEFMRDQDLATNVVNEIRSSRIAIVILTDNYMSSERCLDELVEIIECSEEIGQKVIPVYYDVDTVNISRQIQDIIKTESYPQKLRQAFTVVSQLQGYNFSTWDPETAVSQMLADDISFSPKELFDMETLKEEFNGLEWKEKVLFCHIACFFNNETYENVTQLLKDCGFDVGGSLEILYEKSLIQISVERVIIMRPVLQKIGRDEVLAEFINVPANRQFLMDTEGCDLLIDLTDDTKRMYGISFNISEMEQRLARDERLKGMKRLKVMRMYKDSLYGQEVRVHLVIGLHSLWERLSNI, via the exons atggcttcttcatcatcttcttcttctccagtgATTATCAATTGTGCACACGATGTATTCCTCAGCTTCAGAGGACACGACGTCCGCCGCAAGTTCCGTTCCCACTTTCTCAAGGAGCTCGACCGCAAGGTAATCACCTTCAAGGACGATGAGATGGAAAGAGGCCGATCTATTGGGCCTGAGCTTATCAAGGCCATACAAGGATCCAGGATCTCAATTGTAGCGTTTTCCGAAAACTTTGCAAATTCGAGCTGGTGCTTGGATGAGTTAGCTGAGATTATGAGGTGCAGAGAAGAACGAGGCCAAATCGTGATACCCATTTTCTACGACGTGGATCCTTCTCATGTCAGGTATCAAACCCACGCCTTCGGAGAGATCTTCGAAAAGACTTGCAAAGGCAGAAAGGAGGAAGATAAACATATGTGGCGGCAGGCTTTGACCCACGCAGCCAACATAGCCGGAGAGGATTCTCGGAATTG GCCTGACGAAGCTAAATTGGTCGAGAAAGtcgtcaatgatgtttcaagcaaaCTGAATTCAACAACATCCAATGATTTTGAGGACATGGTGGGAATCAAAAGTCACATGAAAAACATGAATTCATTGTTGAATTTGGAGTCAGAGGAGGTGATCATGGTAGGGGTTTGGGGTCTATGTGGAGTTGGTAAGACTACCATTGGACGAGCTCTCTTTAGTCAACTCTCCTGTCAATTCCAAGGCAGCATTTTCATTGATAAGACTAAGAAGAATCTTACAAGGGCTAAATCAGACGACTACAACACACAATTGTACTTGCAAACACAGTTTCTGGCTGAGGTTCAGGACCAGAAGGACATAAAGATACAGGGTTTACGTGCGGTGGAAGAAAGGTTAGGACATAAGAGAGttcttgttgtttttgatgatatggatgatcatgtcCTCTTAAATGCCTTGGTGGGGaaaactacatggtttggtcCTAGAAGTAGAATTGTTGTAATTTCAGAAGATAGGGAGTTTCTAAAGGCCCGTGGAATTGGATCTGATCGTATTTATGAGGTGGCTTTACCGTCGGAAGAGCTAGCGTTCCAGATGTTCTGCCGATGTGCATTCCATCAAGACTCTCCACCTGATGGTTTTATAGAGCTTGCTACTGAAGCTGTAAAGCTCGTCGGGAACCTTCCACTGTGTCTCAACTTCTTGGGTTCGTCCCTTGAAGGGGTGAAGAAGGAGGAGTGGGCAGATAGGGTGCCTCAGATCAGAATTTTTATGAGTAAACagattgataaaatattaagagACGGCTATGATAggttaaaagaagaagataaggcAATATTTCGTCACATCGCTTGTTTATTTAATCATAAGCCACGTGACTACGTGATACGGTTGCTTGAAGATAGTAAGTTGGATGTTGACGTTGGACTCGTTACTCTAGCTGAAAGGTGTCTCATAAAGATATCAGGGGATAATATTATTAGGATGCACGAATTCCTGCAAGAGATGGGTAGAGAAATCGTACGTCAACCATGTATTCATGAGCCTGGAAAACGTGAATTCTTAATGGAGTGTCAGGAGATTTGTGATGTACTTGCAAAAGGAACT GGAACTAAAAGTGTTTTAGGCATATTTTTGAACTTATCTGAAATGAAGGATACGTTATGTTTTGGCGAGGAAGTATTCGAAGGAATGACAAACCTTCGGTTTCTAAGAATCTACGGCATCTCACAAGAGGATAAAGAAATTGGTTTGGAATTTCGGCATCTCAACCTTAGTACGTTGAAATGGTGGGATGGCTCACGTAAGCCTTTAAAGGAAGGCAAATACTATATGGGGCGCCAGCTTAGATTACTTGAATGGTGGGGATACCCAATGTGGCGCTTGCCTTCTTACATCTGTGCAGAAAACCTTGTTGAACTCATAATGCCGGATAGCCGCCTTACGATGTTGTGGACTGGGGTTCAG CTGCTTAATAACCTCAAGAAGATAGATTTGCGGAGATCTAAAAAGCTGAATGAACTCCCAAATCTTTCAACGGCCACCAATCTCGAGGAACTGTATCTTGAAGATTGCTGGAGTCTGTGGAAGATTACTTCCTCTATTCGTTATCTCAAGAAACTGAGGAAGCTAGACATGAAAAGATGCAAAGAACTGCTGCTGCTTCCAACCGATATTGACTTGGAGTCTCTCCATTCCCTCAATCTCAGTGGATGCTCCAAGTTAGAGAGTTTTCCTCACATTTCAAGGAATATTTCAAATCTTGTTCTTGATGAAACCAAGATTGAAGAAGTTCCTGAAAGGATAGAAGATATCTCTGGGCTCAATTACATATTGATGACCGGTTTCagcaacttaaaatatttttcttccaACATTTCGAAACTGAAACATTTTGAGATGATGTTGTTTACAGTGGTGACGACGACATATGATAGTGGCATCATGGACAATAGGACAAACGATGTCTTCCTAAGCTTCCATAGGGAAGATGTTCGCAAAGCTTTTGTGAGCTACTTGCACAAGGAATTTATGAGAGACCAGGACCTGGCTACTAATGTTGTAAACGAGATAAGATCTTCAAGAATCGCAATAGTCATTCTTACAGATAACTACATGTCTTCGGAACGGTGCTTGGATGAGTTGGTGGAGATCATAGAGTGCAGCGAAGAGATTGGTCAAAAAGTGATCCCCGTTTATTATGATGTGGATACTGTTAATATCAGCAGGCAGATCCAAGACATTATTAAGACCGAATCGTACCCACAAAAACTGAGACAAGCTTTTACTGTAGTAAGCCAACTTCAGGGATATAATTTCTCAACCTg GGATCCTGAAACTGCGGTGAGTCAAATGCTGGCTGATGATATATCGTTTTCACCAAAAGAGTTATTTGATATGGAAACATTAAAAGAGGAATTCAATGGTCTAGAGTGGAAGGAGAAGGTGTTGTTTTGTCACATTGCTTGCTTTTTCAATAATGAGACATATGAGAATGTGACGCAATTGCTGAAAGACTGTGGGTTTGATGTTGGAGGTAGTCTTGAGATTCTATATGAAAAGTCTCTGATACAGATATCAGTAGAGAGAGTCATAATTATGCGTCCTGTGCTGCAAAAGATAGGCAGAGATGAAGTTCTTGCAGAATTCATTAACGTGCCTGCAAATCGTCAGTTCTTGATGGATACTGAGGGTTGCGACCTACTTATTGATCTAACT GATGATACTAAAAGAATGTACGGTATCTCATTTAACATATCAGAAATGGAACAGAGATTGGCAAGAGATGAAAGACTCAAAGGAATGAAAAGGTTGAAGGTTATGAGAATGTACAAGGACAGTTTGTACGGTCAAGAAGTCCGAGTTCATTTAGTTATAGGCCTCCACTCTTTGTGGGAGCGCCTGAGTAATATTTGA